The following are from one region of the Streptococcus sp. 1643 genome:
- a CDS encoding peptide deformylase → MEKKIVRDVLFLSQVSKAASQEDLYLAKDLQDTLLANRETCVGLAANMIGVQKCVIIFNLGLVPMVMFNPILLSYKGPYETEEGCLSLTGVRPTTRYETITVSYRDSKWQEQTITLTGFPAQICQHELDHLEGRII, encoded by the coding sequence ATGGAAAAGAAAATTGTCCGAGATGTCTTATTCTTGTCGCAGGTCTCGAAAGCTGCAAGTCAGGAAGACCTTTATCTGGCTAAGGATTTGCAGGATACTCTGCTGGCTAATCGAGAGACCTGTGTCGGTCTGGCGGCTAATATGATTGGGGTGCAGAAGTGTGTCATTATCTTTAATCTTGGCTTAGTTCCTATGGTCATGTTTAACCCCATTCTCCTTTCCTACAAAGGACCTTACGAGACAGAGGAAGGTTGTTTGTCCTTGACTGGGGTGCGACCAACAACTCGTTATGAAACGATTACGGTTTCCTATCGTGATAGCAAGTGGCAGGAACAGACCATTACGTTAACAGGTTTTCCAGCTCAGATCTGCCAACATGAACTGGATCATTTGGAAGGACGGATTATTTAG
- a CDS encoding DUF3953 domain-containing protein, translating to MIFIEYKNRFSQFKEKKDKFLSILTSLAGTALVLVAIWLGWTK from the coding sequence TTGATTTTCATTGAGTATAAAAATAGGTTTTCTCAGTTCAAGGAGAAAAAAGATAAATTCTTATCTATCTTAACAAGCTTAGCTGGCACAGCCCTTGTTCTCGTGGCTATCTGGTTAGGATGGACAAAATAA
- the yaaA gene encoding peroxide stress protein YaaA, with the protein MKILIPTAKEMNTDHPCIEALPLREESQAVLDSLVHYSASELETFYKVSAEKAEEEYAHIQALKDHRAKHYPALKLFDGLMYRHIKRDGLTEAEQTYLENHVLITSALYGVVPALSPMAPHRLDFLMKLKVAGKTLKSHWKSAYDEALQDEDLIFSLLSSEFETVFSKEIREKMVTFKFMEDKADQLKIHSTISKKARGAFLTALIEGQVQTVEQARKLSFAGFDYRPDLSSDLELVFVKQA; encoded by the coding sequence ATGAAAATTTTAATCCCAACAGCAAAAGAAATGAACACAGACCATCCTTGTATTGAAGCGCTCCCCTTGAGGGAAGAAAGTCAGGCAGTCCTTGACTCACTGGTGCATTACTCAGCTAGTGAATTAGAGACTTTTTATAAGGTATCTGCCGAGAAAGCAGAAGAAGAGTACGCTCATATTCAAGCTTTAAAAGATCACAGGGCTAAACATTATCCAGCCTTGAAACTTTTCGATGGTCTCATGTATCGTCACATCAAACGAGATGGGTTAACCGAGGCTGAACAAACCTATCTTGAAAATCATGTCCTGATTACCTCGGCTTTATACGGTGTTGTCCCAGCCTTGTCGCCTATGGCTCCACACCGTTTGGACTTCTTGATGAAGTTAAAAGTGGCTGGAAAAACCCTAAAGAGTCATTGGAAATCAGCCTATGATGAGGCACTTCAGGACGAGGACTTGATATTCTCACTCCTATCATCAGAGTTTGAAACCGTATTTTCGAAAGAAATCAGAGAAAAGATGGTGACCTTCAAATTTATGGAGGACAAGGCAGATCAGTTAAAAATCCACTCAACCATTTCCAAGAAAGCGCGTGGGGCCTTTTTGACCGCCTTGATAGAAGGGCAAGTTCAAACAGTCGAACAAGCTCGCAAACTCAGTTTTGCAGGTTTTGATTATCGACCTGATTTATCAAGTGATTTAGAACTCGTCTTTGTGAAACAAGCATAA
- a CDS encoding NADPH-dependent FMN reductase: protein MSKKVLFIVGSLRQGSFNHQMALKAEKALAGKAEVSYLDYSAVPLFSQDLEVPTHPAVAAAREAVLAADAIWIFSPVYNFSIPGTVKNLIDWLSRALDLTDTRGASALQDKFVTVSSVANAGHEQLFTIYKDLLPFIRTQVVGNFTAARVNDSAWADGKLVLEEATASSLAKQANDLLAAIN, encoded by the coding sequence ATGTCTAAAAAAGTATTATTTATCGTCGGTTCACTTCGCCAAGGTTCTTTCAACCACCAAATGGCCCTCAAAGCTGAAAAAGCACTTGCTGGAAAAGCGGAAGTTAGCTATCTTGATTACTCAGCTGTTCCTCTCTTCAGCCAAGATTTAGAAGTTCCAACTCATCCAGCTGTAGCTGCTGCTCGCGAGGCTGTCCTTGCTGCGGATGCTATCTGGATCTTCTCTCCAGTCTACAACTTCTCTATCCCTGGAACAGTTAAGAACTTGATTGACTGGCTCTCTCGTGCCCTTGACTTGACAGATACACGTGGTGCTTCTGCCCTCCAAGACAAGTTTGTTACTGTCTCATCTGTTGCCAATGCAGGTCACGAGCAACTCTTTACGATTTACAAAGACCTCTTGCCATTTATCCGTACACAAGTCGTTGGTAATTTCACTGCTGCACGTGTCAATGACTCTGCTTGGGCAGACGGAAAATTGGTGTTAGAAGAAGCAACTGCTTCATCACTTGCTAAACAGGCAAATGACCTTCTTGCAGCCATCAACTAA
- a CDS encoding MarR family winged helix-turn-helix transcriptional regulator, translated as MKQYLKEKISQNQLDLKTAIVINKAIRSFKPYETKAAKEHGLTPTQFSVLETLYSKGELRIQDLIEKMLATSGNMTVVIRNMVRDGWISRTCDPKDRRSFFLKLTPAGRKKIEEVLPDHIDSIVEALSILEDSEKEDLIHILKKFKNL; from the coding sequence ATGAAACAATATTTGAAAGAAAAAATTTCTCAAAATCAATTAGACCTGAAGACGGCTATCGTTATCAATAAAGCGATACGAAGTTTTAAACCTTATGAAACCAAGGCTGCCAAAGAACACGGACTAACCCCTACTCAATTTTCCGTTCTGGAAACTCTCTATAGCAAGGGAGAACTGCGCATTCAGGATTTGATTGAAAAAATGTTGGCCACTTCTGGAAACATGACTGTTGTGATTCGAAACATGGTTCGAGATGGGTGGATTTCTAGAACTTGTGATCCAAAAGACCGTCGTTCTTTTTTCCTGAAATTAACACCTGCAGGACGCAAAAAAATTGAAGAGGTTCTTCCTGACCATATCGATTCTATCGTAGAAGCACTCAGCATCTTGGAAGATAGCGAAAAGGAAGACTTAATCCACATTTTAAAAAAATTTAAAAATTTGTGA
- a CDS encoding DUF5590 domain-containing protein: MKLRQKKAKNKLLIQYGIGISLVLLVMTTSFLYLISLSMKPYQDARVEGEKLAKQYAELEEADQVDFYNGLEGYYSVLGHNKKQEAIAVLIEKNDHKIYVYQLDKGISQDKAATISREKGASDIDKVTFGRYQDKPIWEVKSGNHYYLVDFETGAVIQ; this comes from the coding sequence GTGAAACTAAGACAGAAAAAAGCAAAAAACAAGCTACTTATACAATATGGAATCGGTATTTCTCTGGTACTGCTAGTCATGACGACTTCCTTCCTTTATCTGATATCACTCAGCATGAAACCCTATCAAGATGCTAGGGTTGAGGGAGAAAAGCTGGCCAAGCAGTATGCAGAATTGGAAGAGGCAGATCAGGTTGATTTTTATAATGGACTAGAAGGTTATTATAGCGTTTTAGGACATAATAAAAAGCAAGAGGCCATTGCAGTACTGATTGAAAAGAATGATCACAAGATTTATGTTTACCAGCTTGATAAGGGGATTTCTCAAGACAAGGCAGCGACGATTTCGAGGGAAAAAGGAGCTAGCGATATTGACAAAGTCACCTTTGGTCGCTATCAGGACAAGCCGATTTGGGAAGTCAAGTCAGGAAACCACTACTATCTGGTGGACTTTGAAACAGGAGCAGTGATCCAATAA